DNA sequence from the Archangium lipolyticum genome:
GCGGGTGCAGGTCTGGGGGAAGGAAGGAGCACCGCCGCTCGTTCTCCTCCATGGGTTCAAGGTCAGTTCCGGCATGTGGGCGGCGAACGCCCTGGAGCTCGGGAAGTCGTTCCGGGTCTACGCCGTGGACCTGCCGGGCGATCACGGCCTCAGCGTGCCTCACCGCCCCATCACGCGAGTCGAGCAGCTCCTCGGCTGGCTGGACGAGCTGCTCACCGCGCTGGGACTGTCGCGGACGAACCTGGGCGGGATGTCGTACGGAGGGTGGCTCACCGCGCAGTACGCCGCGCGGGCCCCCGAGCGGGTGTCGAAGCTGGTGATGATCGCCCCGGGCGCCACCTTCGTCCGCTTCAATACCGAGTTCGCCCTGCGGGGCTTTCCCTTCCTGTTCTGGAAGAGGCGCGCGTGGGTCCACGCCTACATGAGGTGGGCGGCCGTTCCGCCGAAGGAGGCGGGAGGCCTGTACGACGCGGTGATGAGCGGAATCTCGGACGTGATGTGGACGGGGCTCCGGCAC
Encoded proteins:
- a CDS encoding alpha/beta fold hydrolase — encoded protein: MSAQSEAAFRRAYDHLLSLWTTPPESRDVETPSARTRVQVWGKEGAPPLVLLHGFKVSSGMWAANALELGKSFRVYAVDLPGDHGLSVPHRPITRVEQLLGWLDELLTALGLSRTNLGGMSYGGWLTAQYAARAPERVSKLVMIAPGATFVRFNTEFALRGFPFLFWKRRAWVHAYMRWAAVPPKEAGGLYDAVMSGISDVMWTGLRHFGWYRGPWPAVVKEEVLRRIQVPALLLVGQQERIYDAETVMIRARSLVPGIVCETIPDASHDLPVRQPEVVAERLRAFIGA